The Channa argus isolate prfri chromosome 14, Channa argus male v1.0, whole genome shotgun sequence genome includes a window with the following:
- the and2 gene encoding actinodin2, whose product MAHSGRPSLSLIHTGFLLAVVLLPEFLGAVPVELHKEEEVSDDVNAEDMSNLKTRSRRNVPVLALPQFTRVPDFWGWYKYFIESHNQEGVEDLDRLYMAYLQNNHRSEESPTFNHYLSHLSEIYKKCADSDDADCISEFTSKPKASVVMPAHIKSASVTLCNPYLDPYCLYPLVPKATVKEPEPAPAPANVPAPILTPLLPAPLKSSTGFYYYAPVLEPFLSTEQRAELLRICKPDDVECLQYHLRAAYGYRPSAVPAPSYAALKCDPSDPYCMPLLVQKAPTGFYHLLSPNCDPAVDPLCVTSVAAPAPLAAAESPKEQQCNPLFDTGCNPLTATKMSSLTKPVLEFAPRDEPAPPAAPLFCDPRYNPYCILAVAAALKKPPPPLPEHQVRYKLGVRGKTKEGYDCFVHYDKDCFPVNSGSEAKADIKAPAKPFCHPFDPNCGKFASPASAEATKSGKDGIILPDPDCDPEYDYNCRLRRAERAATEKEAADEPAREAPGPQSAVPRFEDFLTGVLSKYK is encoded by the exons ATGGCACATAGTGGACGGCCATCACTTTCCCTGATCCACACAGGATTCCTGTTAGCAGTTGTTTTATTGCCAG AGTTTCTGGGGGCTGTTCCAGTGGAGCTGCacaaggaggaggaag TGTCTGACGATGTAAACGCTGAGGACATGTCCAACCTGAAGACACGTAGCAGGAGAAACGTCCCCGTCCTGGCTCTGCCCCAGTTCACACGAGTACCAGATTTCTGGGGATGGTACAAGTACTTCATAGAAAGCCACAATCAGGAGGGA gtTGAGGATCTGGATCGTTTGTATATGGCCTACTTGCAGAACAACCACAGGTCCGAGGAGAGTCCCACCTTCAACCATTACCTCAGTCACCTCAGTGAAATCTACAAGAAATGTGCTGATTCCGATGATGCCGATTGCATCTCAGAGTTCACCAGCAAGCCGAAGGCTTCAGTGGTGATGCCTGCTCACATCAAATCTGCATCTGTCACGCTGTGCAACCCCTACCTCGACCCTTACTGCCTCTACCCCTTGGTCCCAAAAGCTACAGTCAAAGAGCCTGAGCCTGCTCCTGCTCCAGCCAATGTGCCAGCTCCTATCCTCACCCCCCTGCTGCCTGCGCCCCTGAAAAGCTCCACTGGTTTCTATTACTACGCCCCTGTCCTGGAGCCCTTCCTGAGCACTGAGCAGAGGGCTGAGCTGCTGAGGATCTGCAAACCTGATGATGTTGAGTGTCTGCAGTACCACTTAAGGGCAGCTTATGGCTACCGCCCTTCCGCTGTCCCAGCTCCATCTTATGCTGCTCTGAAATGCGACCCTAGTGACCCCTACTGCATGCCCCTGCTGGTCCAAAAGGCCCCCACTGGCTTCTACCACCTGCTCTCCCCCAACTGTGACCCAGCAGTCGATCCTCTGTGTGTGACCAGTGTCGCTGCTCCTGCTCCTCTTGCTGCTGCAGAGTCTCCTAAAGAGCAACAATGCAACCCCCTGTTTGACACTGGCTGCAACCCCCTAACTGCCACCAAGATGTCCAGCCTCACCAAACCCGTCCTGGAGTTTGCTCCGAGAGATGAACCTGCACCTCCTGCTGCCCCGCTGTTCTGCGACCCTCGCTACAACCCATACTGCATTCTGGCAGTTGCTGCTGCCCTAAAGAAGCCTCCTCCACCGCTTCCTGAGCACCAG GTCCGCTACAAGCTTGGGGTCCGTGGCAAAACCAAAGAGGGCTACGACTGCTTTGTGCACTATGACAAAGACTGCTTCCCGGTAAATTCTGGCTCCGAGGCGAAGGCTGACATCAAGGCTCCAGCCAAGCCCTTCTGCCATCCATTTGACCCAAACTGTGGCAAATTTGCTTCACCAGCCAGCGCTGAGGCAACAAAATCTGGTAAGGACGGCATAATCCTACCTGACCCCGACTGCGACCCCGAGTATGACTACAACTGTCGTCTGCGTCGCGCTGAGCGTGCAGCTACTGAGAAGGAAGCTGCTGATGAGCCTGCCAGGGAAGCCCCTGGCCCACAGTCTGCAGTCCCCCGCTTTGAAGACTTCCTCACAGGTGTCCTGAGCAAGTATAAGTAA
- the LOC137098641 gene encoding uncharacterized protein has translation MAEPPTSRVCIRHSRQDVEKLIRELEETTQCKYVSVCNDKNFNDKGWQPSAKNRVFFEKKNDGKSPTITFTGMPFIFIGSMSFECHLGKDRAKKKKERYAQKITSGDNVHKRRRYLAQDTKKIGCPAELKVTRVAMFPDHKILKDSVWERKRAGQVLRSILQENKPVAWENTYYVLVPRAEDHVGHPILGEVACVQEAINPVVEERIKELLRQGVNSVSEMRRRIREFVKSNLYSGDKPLPLTRYRYYTLPQNLRNIMRSARDVVSHSIYGQENLEHLLRILREKDPGDNILGRPHSEGKDFILCYQTQWQQRLLNLYGQDVCLLDAMYKMVRYKLPLYFLWVRTNVCYVVVAVFIVQHETKEALSEALQVLKAWNEGWSPGHFIVDLSTPEISAVEGAFTGCKATLCDFHREKAWGEWIRNVDHGVQNQEVALASLKRTAAADTQQTYEQALRELQESEEWIKNPLFQTWFQTTWLSEEKRWATVFREESLQHNIITNNGIERLNETFKYSHLENYKTSTVRELMTIIVNDFIPQLQKRYMQLNLQYSSGTSAPIPGFLHNRPGDMVMHTKDQMATDLGPEHVTKMSSGIFMVTSEGKNKESNLVTLGSSSALPSCTCEDWKRNRLPCKHFCAGFKAGWTWDDLCPQYRNNPLFTLDPVCFSSRCSVLKPEEKPPQGQDTVQVGGQSNGEDYQAVFGDDNGKDSHGEDLGSEVLPQDEAGPPQKQKKSMIKETPNIGRRRCIELLKAISDSVFFVDNEDFLQSLEITLEDVAMEVKEHTPSAKRAALNSVTKKRKRKGTVGILNSVPLPKRAKHPYAHRLGVSPKGLRHSDIKVPVHQSDTAHLQDQSRTDVNELHLESPERTVSETWCRIGGTVLTLADENMLLSEQWLNDKHINASQSLLREDFPFLEGLHDTVQLPAARAQVHTTADVIQIHHVGQNWLVSASIRGQLQIYDSLLPSSCTPLTLRQQIVALYKTFCKGPDGILEVQIKCTQKQQRAMDCGLFAIANAVSLASGIDPADIQYNLNVMRAHLHTCLTKGKLKMFPHTQRKSRWIVAERCEILSKYCICHQYKEKADMVQCNECQGWYHSSCVNISAAVLEQIVTDGYCCPQCS, from the exons TGTATTCGCCACTCTCGCCAAGACGTCGAAAAACTCATCAGAGAACTAGAGGAAACAACTCAGTGTAAATATGTGAGCGTCTGCAATGACAAAAACTTCAACGATAAGG GGTGGCAGCCATCTGCAAAGAACAGGGTCTTCTTTGAAAAGAAGAATGATGGAAAGTCTCCAACCATCACCTTCACTGGGAtgccttttattttcattggGAGCATGTCCTTTGAGTGCCACTTAGGAAAAGAcagggcaaagaaaaaaaaggagcgATATGCTCAGAAGATCACA tcTGGAGATAATGTgcacaaaagaagaagatattTGGCTCAAGACACCAAAAAGATCGGTTGCCCTGCGGAGCTCAAGGTGACAAGAGTGGCTATGTTCCCTGACCATAAG ATTTTAAAGGATAGCGTGTGGGAAAGAAAGCGTGCCGGTCAAGTCCTTAGGAGTATCCTACAAGAGAACAAACCAGTAGCCTGGGAAAACACCTATTATGTTTTAGTACCACGAGCAGAGGATCATGTCGGTCATCCCATCCTAGGAGAG gtggCTTGTGTTCAAGAAGCTATTAACCCTGTGGTTGAAGAGAGAATAAAGGAGCTATTAAGACAAGGAGTGAACAGTGTTAGTGAAATGCGCAGGCGTATCAGAGAATTTGTAAAGAGCAACCTTTACAGTGGTGACAAGCCACTTCCACTAACAAGATATCGGTACTATACCCTGCCCCAAAACTTAAGGAACATCATGAGAAGTGCACGGGATGTGGTTTCTCACTCCATTTATGGTCAAGAAAACTTGGAG CATCTTTTACGGATATTAAGAGAAAAAGACCCTGGTGACAACATCTTAGGGAGACCACACAGTGAGGGAAAGGATTTCATTCTCTGCTACCAGACACAGTGGCAGCAGCGACTTCTGAATCTGTATGGGCAGGACGTCTGCCTCCTTGATGCCATGTACAAGATGGTGAGGTACAAGCTGCCCTTGTATTTCCTGTGGGTCCGCACAAATGTGTGCTACGTTGTTGTGGCAGTTTTTATTGTCCAACATGAGACCAAGGAGGCACTGTCTGAGGCCCTGCAGGTACTAAAGGCCTGGAATGAAGGATGGTCTCCAGGCCACTTTATCGTGGATTTAAGCACGCCAGAAATCAGTGCTGTGGAGGGTGCATTCACAG GTTGCAAAGCCACCCTGTGTGACTTTCACCGGGAGAAAGCGTGGGGTGAGTGGATAAGAAATGTGGACCATGGGGTGCAGAACCAAGAGGTGGCACTAGCATCTCTGAAAAGAACTGCTGCAGCTGACACTCAACAGACGTATGAGCAAGCACTCCGAGAGCTTCAGGAAAGTGAAGAATGGATCAAGAACCCCCTCTTCCAGACTTGGTTTCAGACAACATGGCTGTCTGAAGAGAAG AGGTGGGCCACAGTTTTCCGTGAGGAATCTCTGCAACACAATATTATAACCAACAATGGTATTGAGCGGCTGAATGAGACTTTTAAATATAGCCACTTGGAAAACTACAAAACCAGCACCGTTAGAGAACTGATGACCATCATCGTTAATGATTTCATCCCACAGTTACAGAAAAG GTACATGCAGCTGAACCTCCAATATTCCTCTGGGACCAGTGCCCCTATACCTGGGTTCCTTCACAATCGACCAGGTGACATGGTAATGCACACCAAAGACCAAATGGCAACAGATCTAGGTCCTGAACATGTTACAAAAATGTCTTCAGGAATATTTATGGTGACCAGtgagggaaaaaacaaagaaagtaatCTTGTCACACTAGGGTCAAGCTCTGCATTACCATCATGCACTTGTGAAGACTGGAAGAGAAACAGGCTTCCATGCAAACACTTTTGTGCAGGTTTCAAAGCAGGGTGGACATGGGATGACCTCTGCCCACAGTACAGAAACAACCCACTTTTTACCCTTGATCCAGTCTGCTTTAGCTCTAGATGTTCAGTTCTGAAGCCTGAGGAGAAACCTCCTCAAGGTCAAGACACTGTCCAGGTTGGAGGTCAGTCAAATGGTGAGGATTATCAAGCTGTGTTTGGAGACGACAATGGAAAAGATTCACATGGTGAAGACCTGGGCAGTGAAGTATTACCTCAAGATGAGGCGGGACCCccgcaaaaacagaaaaaatcaaTGATAAAAGAAACACCCAACATAGGCAGAAGACGATGCATTGAGCTTCTCAAGGCCATAAGTGACAGTGTCTTTTTTGTGGACAATGAGGACTTCCTACAAAGCCTTGAAATTACTTTGGAAGATGTGGCAATGGAGGTAAAGGAACATACTCCATCTGCTAAAAGGGCTGCACTAAACAGtgttacaaaaaaaaggaaacggaAAGGTACAGTAGGAATCCTTAATTCTGTCCCACTGCCAAAGAGGGCAAAACATCCATATGCACACAGACTTGGTGTATCACCCAAAGGTTTAAGACATTCAGACATCAAAGTCCCAGTACACCAGTCAGACACAGCACACCTGCAAGATCAGTCACGTACAGATGTAAATGAGTTACACCTAGAATCACCTGAGAGGACAGTATCAGAAACATGGTGTAGAATAGGCGGGACAGTTCTAACCCTGGCTGATGAGAACATGCTGCTGAGTGAACAGTGGCTGAACGACAAGCATATAAATGCCAGCCAGAGTCTCCTGAGAGAGGACTTTCCTTTTTTGGAAGGACTCCATGACACTGTTCAGCTTCCAGCAGCCAGAGCCCAAGTTCACACCACAGCAGATGTCATCCAGATCCACCATGTTGGCCAAAACTGGTTGGTATCAGCTTCAATCAGAGGTCAACTTCAGATATATGATTCTCTGCTGCCAAGTAGTTGCACTCCCCTGACTCTAAGGCAGCAAATTGTTGCACTCTATAAGACATTTTGTAAGGGACCAGATGGAATCCTAGAAgttcaaataaaatgtacacagAAGCAGCAACGGGCCATGGACTGTGGGCTCTTCGCCATTGCAAATGCTGTGTCTCTGGCTTCAGGCATCGATCCTGCTGATATCCAGTACAATTTGAATGTGATGAGAGCACATCTCCACACGTGCCTGACAAAAGGAAAGTTAAAGATGTTCCCACACACCCAAAGAAAATCGAGGTGGATCGTAGcagaaagatgtgaaatactAAGTAAATACTGCATATGCCACCAGTACAAGGAAAAGGCGGACATGGTCCAGTGCAACGAGTGCCAAGGCTGGTACCACTCCAGCTGTGTGAACATATCAGCAGCTGTGCTTGAACAAATTGTGACAGATGGGTACTGCTGCCCCCAGTGTAGCTGA